The following proteins are co-located in the Myroides profundi genome:
- a CDS encoding ribose-phosphate pyrophosphokinase has protein sequence MSYFEPDAKIFACAQSVELAEKIAKAYGVELGKVTLSHYSDGEFQPSFEESIRGRRVFLVCSTFPSSDNLMELLLMCDAAKRASARHITAVIPYFGWARQDRKDKPRVPIGAKLVAKLLESAGATRIMTMDLHADQIQGFFEKPVDHLYASTIFLPYVKSLKLDNLTIASPDMGGSKRAYAYSKFLESDVVICYKQRKQANVIDKMELIGDVTGRNVILVDDMIDTGGTLAKAADMMMERGALSVRAICTHAILSGSAYEKIEQSAIQELIVTDSIPLKKPCDKIRVLSCAPLFAEVMHNVHANESISKTFVV, from the coding sequence ATGTCATATTTCGAACCAGACGCTAAGATTTTTGCATGTGCTCAGAGCGTTGAGCTTGCTGAGAAAATTGCAAAAGCATACGGAGTAGAATTAGGAAAAGTAACTCTATCACATTACAGTGATGGAGAGTTTCAACCTTCTTTTGAAGAATCAATTAGAGGACGAAGAGTTTTCTTAGTATGTTCTACATTTCCGTCATCAGATAACCTGATGGAATTGTTACTAATGTGTGATGCTGCTAAACGTGCATCAGCAAGACATATTACGGCTGTAATTCCTTATTTTGGATGGGCTAGACAGGATAGAAAGGACAAACCAAGGGTTCCAATTGGAGCGAAATTAGTTGCTAAATTGCTTGAATCAGCAGGGGCAACTCGTATCATGACTATGGATTTACATGCAGATCAAATCCAAGGATTCTTTGAAAAACCAGTAGATCATTTATATGCATCTACAATCTTTTTACCTTATGTAAAAAGCTTAAAACTTGATAATTTAACAATTGCATCTCCTGATATGGGAGGATCTAAGAGAGCTTATGCTTACTCTAAGTTTTTAGAGTCAGATGTTGTAATTTGTTATAAACAACGTAAGCAAGCTAATGTTATTGATAAAATGGAGTTAATAGGAGATGTTACAGGACGTAACGTAATCTTAGTTGACGATATGATTGATACAGGAGGTACTTTAGCTAAAGCAGCTGATATGATGATGGAGCGTGGAGCATTAAGCGTTAGAGCTATATGTACACATGCTATTTTATCAGGTAGTGCTTATGAGAAAATAGAACAATCAGCTATTCAAGAATTAATCGTTACAGATTCAATTCCTTTGAAGAAGCCTTGTGATAAAATAAGAGTATTAAGTTGTGCTCCATTATTTGCAGAAGTAATGCACAATGTACATGCTAATGAGTCTATTAGTAAGACTTTTGTAGTTTAG
- a CDS encoding DinB family protein yields the protein MSITKSYLLELGHEVNSTKKIVACVPTDKWGWKPHEKSMSLGDLAKHIVELIIWTENILTKDGLDFQVDYKPLEAKTTEELLVLLDKYEKAVISALNMFDEEKWMSEWKLKSGDHIIVAMPKVGANRFIVNNHIYHHRGQLSVYLRLLDIPIPGMYGPSADDVK from the coding sequence ATGAGTATAACTAAGAGTTATTTATTAGAGTTAGGACATGAGGTAAATAGTACAAAAAAGATAGTAGCTTGCGTACCTACTGATAAATGGGGCTGGAAGCCTCATGAAAAATCTATGAGCTTAGGCGATTTAGCAAAGCATATTGTAGAATTAATAATTTGGACTGAGAATATCTTAACAAAGGATGGTTTGGATTTTCAAGTAGATTACAAGCCTTTAGAAGCCAAAACTACTGAAGAGCTATTGGTTCTTCTAGACAAGTATGAAAAGGCTGTTATATCAGCTTTAAATATGTTTGATGAAGAAAAATGGATGTCTGAGTGGAAGTTAAAATCAGGAGATCATATAATCGTTGCTATGCCAAAGGTTGGAGCTAATCGATTTATTGTAAATAACCATATTTATCACCATAGAGGACAATTATCAGTTTATTTACGTTTGTTAGATATACCTATCCCTGGTATGTATGGGCCTTCAGCCGATGATGTTAAATAA